Proteins encoded in a region of the Bacteroidales bacterium genome:
- the fabD gene encoding ACP S-malonyltransferase: MKAYVFPGQGAQFVGMGKDLYENSELAKEMFEKANDILGFRITDLMFDGTDEDLRQTNVTQPAIFLHSVILAKTLGDNFKPDMVAGHSLGEFSALVANGTLSFEDGLKLVSQRADAMQEACEIEPSTMAAVLGLDDEKTEEICASIDDVVVPANYNTNGQIVISGSINGIDKAIEKLTEAGAKRAIKLNVGGAFHSPLMEPAREKLAAAIENTTFREPICLVYQNVTGRAVNEVGEIKRNLVSQLTAPVKWTQIMKNMIADGAESYTEVGPGKVLQGLLKKIDRKFPTFSA; encoded by the coding sequence ATGAAAGCATATGTATTCCCCGGACAGGGAGCCCAGTTTGTAGGAATGGGCAAAGATTTATACGAAAATTCAGAACTTGCAAAAGAAATGTTTGAAAAGGCAAATGATATTCTCGGTTTCAGAATAACAGACTTAATGTTTGACGGAACAGATGAAGATTTACGACAAACAAATGTAACTCAGCCCGCTATTTTTTTACATTCCGTAATTTTAGCAAAAACATTAGGTGATAACTTTAAACCCGACATGGTTGCCGGGCATTCTCTCGGAGAATTTTCCGCTTTAGTTGCAAACGGAACTTTATCTTTTGAAGACGGTCTTAAATTAGTTTCACAAAGAGCCGATGCAATGCAAGAGGCTTGCGAAATTGAACCTTCAACTATGGCAGCTGTTTTAGGGCTTGATGATGAGAAAACAGAAGAAATTTGTGCGTCAATTGATGATGTTGTAGTTCCTGCAAACTATAATACAAACGGACAAATTGTTATTTCCGGTTCAATAAACGGAATTGATAAAGCAATTGAAAAATTAACCGAAGCCGGAGCAAAACGTGCAATTAAGTTAAATGTAGGCGGTGCTTTTCATTCTCCTTTAATGGAACCTGCAAGAGAAAAGCTTGCCGCAGCAATTGAAAACACAACTTTTAGAGAGCCTATTTGTCTTGTTTATCAAAATGTTACGGGAAGGGCAGTTAATGAAGTAGGTGAAATTAAGAGAAATTTAGTTTCCCAACTTACAGCTCCCGTTAAATGGACACAGATTATGAAAAATATGATTGCCGACGGTGCCGAATCATATACGGAAGTAGGTCCGGGAAAAGTTCTGCAGGG